A single region of the Sorghum bicolor cultivar BTx623 chromosome 9, Sorghum_bicolor_NCBIv3, whole genome shotgun sequence genome encodes:
- the LOC8055766 gene encoding major pollen allergen Lol p 11: MMPQLRSLVALLLVATAVAAVVAVAAAGGGFVVTGRIYCDNCRAGFETNISHAIQGATVEMECRHFESQQIHDKAQATTDAGGWYKMEIAGDHQDEICDVRLLKSPEADCAEIEVNRDRCRVPLTGNDGIKQSGVRYANPIAFFRKDPLPNCGELLRAYDLYNETSENS, encoded by the exons ATGATGCCGCAGCTGCGTAGCCTCGTCGCGCTGCTCCTAGTGGCCACGGCAGTCGCCGCCGTCGTGGCCGTCGCCGCAGCCGGTGGTGGGTTTGTCGTCACCGGCCGCATCTACTGCGACAACTGCCGCGCCGGGTTCGAGACCAACATCTCCCACGCCATCCAAG gCGCGACGGTGGAGATGGAGTGCCGTCACTTCGAGTCGCAGCAGATTCACGACAAGGCACAGGCGACGACGGACGCCGGCGGGTGGTACAAGATGGAGATCGCCGGCGACCACCAGGACGAGATCTGCGACGTGAGGCTGCTCAAGAGCCCCGAGGCGGACTGCGCCGAGATCGAGGTCAACCGCGACAGGTGCCGCGTCCCACTCACCGGCAACGACGGCATCAAGCAGAGCGGCGTCCGATACGCCAACCCCATCGCCTTCTTCCGCAAGGATCCGCTCCCCAACTGCGGCGAGCTCCTCCGAGCTTACGACCTCTATAACGAGACGTCTGAGAATTCCTAG